ACCTCGATCGCGGACGGCCCGTCGGCGGCGGTGATCACGCGGTAGCCGCGGCGGATGAGCGTCTCGCGCGCGATCGCGCGCACGGCCTCCTCGTCCTCCACGAGCAGGATCGTCTCGTCGCCGCCGACGGCGAGCTGCGGTGCCGGCGGCGTGCGGCGCTCCTCGGCCGGCTCGTCGACGCGCGGCAGGTAGACGGCGAACCGGCTGCCCGCGCCCGGCGCGCTCCACACGCGCACCGCGCCACCCCCCTGCTGCACGATCGCGTACACCGTCGCGAGACCGAGCCCCGTGCCGCGCGCGCGGTCCTTCGTCGTGAAGAACGGCTCGAAGATGTGTGTCTGCGTCTCGGCGTCCATGCCGACGCCGGTGTCGCGCACCTCGAGCACGGTCCAGCGGCCCGGCGGCACGTCGGGATGGTGCGCGTCGTCGTGCTCCACGTGCACGTCCGACGTCGAGATCGACAGCACGCCGCCGTCGGGCATCGCGTCGCGCGCGTTCAGCGCGAGGTTCAGCACCACCTGCTCGACCTGACCGGAGTCGGCGAGCACCGTGCCGGCCGACGGCGAGAGGTCGCTCTCCAGTCGGATGTGCTCACCGATCATGCGGCCGAGCATCGGCTGCAGTCCTTCCACCACGTCGTTCACGTCGAGCGCGACCGGCTGCATCACGCGGCCGCGACTGAACGCGAGGATGCGCCCCGTGAGGCCCGCCGCCCGCTGCGCGGCGTCGCGGATGGCGGAGAAGTCCTCGCGCGTCTCGCTCGGCAGCCCCTCGTCGGAGAGCGCGAGGTCGCAGTAGCCGAGGATCCCCGTGAGCAGATTGTTGAAGTCGTGCGCGATGCCGCCGGCGAACCGGCCTAACGCTTCCATCTTCTGCGCGCGGCGGAGCTGGTCCTGCGACTCCTGCAGCGCGCGCTCTGCGCGACGTCGCGCCGTCACGTCGAGCGACACCGAGAGGCGCACGGGCTGCCCCTCGAACTCCGTGATCACCGTGAACACCTCCACCTCGGCGATGGAGCCGTCCTTGTGCCGGTGGCGCCACACGCCGGTGGAGCTGCGCTCGCGGAACCCCTGCGCCTCCGTGAGCGCGCGCGACACGGCGAGGAACCGCAGCCGCTCCTCCGCCGGCCGCAGGTCGAGCAGCGTGAGATGCGTGAACTCCTCGCGCGTGTAGCCGTACTCCGCGCACGCCGCGTCGTTCACGGCGAGGATGCGGTGCGTCGCGAACTCGGAGAGGAACAGCGGCAGTGGACACGCCTCGAACAGCAGCTGATAGCGCTGCTCGATGCGGCGGAGCGCGGCGGTGCGTGCGTCGATCGTGGCCGCCATCTCGTCGAACGTCGAATCGAGCGAGCCGACGACCCTCCGCCCGACGACCGCGGCGAGGCCTAACGCGAGCGCCAGCGCGGCGGCCGTGAGCAGCACGTCCCGCGCGACCTCTCCTCGCACCGCGGCGTCCGCGGCGCGGCGCGGGACCGCGACCCGCACACGCCATCCCGTGGCCGGTGCCGTCGCGAACGCGGCGAGCCACGGCGCCCCGTCCGATCCCACGACCTCGATGGCCTCGCGCCGGCCCGCG
This DNA window, taken from Gemmatirosa kalamazoonensis, encodes the following:
- a CDS encoding response regulator, with amino-acid sequence MCAVAAPFVLGTALRVRERVTAARVEAGRRALDVAGLVAARLDDRARDAGTVIADAFRGARLPDGATITILDAQGVVLGHGPRGEELVGRRMPNLAALPDAGRREAIEVVGSDGAPWLAAFATAPATGWRVRVAVPRRAADAAVRGEVARDVLLTAAALALALGLAAVVGRRVVGSLDSTFDEMAATIDARTAALRRIEQRYQLLFEACPLPLFLSEFATHRILAVNDAACAEYGYTREEFTHLTLLDLRPAEERLRFLAVSRALTEAQGFRERSSTGVWRHRHKDGSIAEVEVFTVITEFEGQPVRLSVSLDVTARRRAERALQESQDQLRRAQKMEALGRFAGGIAHDFNNLLTGILGYCDLALSDEGLPSETREDFSAIRDAAQRAAGLTGRILAFSRGRVMQPVALDVNDVVEGLQPMLGRMIGEHIRLESDLSPSAGTVLADSGQVEQVVLNLALNARDAMPDGGVLSISTSDVHVEHDDAHHPDVPPGRWTVLEVRDTGVGMDAETQTHIFEPFFTTKDRARGTGLGLATVYAIVQQGGGAVRVWSAPGAGSRFAVYLPRVDEPAEERRTPPAPQLAVGGDETILLVEDEEAVRAIARETLIRRGYRVITAADGPSAIEVARRHPEIDLLLTDVVMPGMSGRELAELLARDRHALKVLFMTGYTEDEVLHRGVSSDDVALLAKPFTPDTLCAEVRAVLDAEQPSAV